A section of the Rummeliibacillus pycnus genome encodes:
- the ymfI gene encoding elongation factor P 5-aminopentanone reductase — translation MKKFALVLGASGSIGSAVCRELASNGWSLYMHYNHQTNRMQGLIKELMNEFPKQEFMMIHADLTDEFAATTITQSVFSLDAIVVASGQALYKLVEDTSIEDMNALWKVHVQTPIQLIGLLSPKLRQHEVSYITMIGSIWGEAGGAGETLYSTVKGAIHAFVKAYAQEASYNGIRVNAVAPGLIDTKMNGHLNDDEMSSLVSEIPLERAGKPEEVAYLVAFLQSGKADYITGQILRINGGWYI, via the coding sequence ATGAAGAAATTTGCTTTAGTACTAGGCGCTTCCGGTTCAATCGGAAGTGCTGTTTGTCGTGAGCTTGCATCCAATGGTTGGTCTTTATATATGCACTACAATCATCAAACTAATCGGATGCAAGGTTTGATCAAAGAATTGATGAACGAATTTCCAAAACAAGAATTTATGATGATCCATGCAGATTTAACGGACGAATTTGCCGCAACTACAATAACTCAATCTGTGTTCTCATTAGATGCAATTGTTGTTGCAAGTGGTCAAGCACTTTATAAACTAGTTGAAGATACATCCATTGAAGACATGAACGCATTGTGGAAAGTACATGTTCAAACACCAATTCAGTTGATTGGTTTACTTTCTCCGAAATTACGTCAGCATGAAGTAAGCTATATTACGATGATTGGTTCAATTTGGGGTGAAGCTGGTGGAGCTGGCGAAACACTTTATTCTACTGTTAAAGGTGCTATCCATGCATTTGTAAAAGCATATGCACAAGAAGCTTCTTACAATGGCATTCGTGTAAATGCAGTTGCTCCGGGTTTAATTGATACGAAAATGAATGGACATTTAAATGATGATGAAATGTCTTCACTAGTATCTGAAATTCCGTTAGAACGCGCTGGAAAACCTGAAGAAGTGGCTTACTTAGTAGCATTTCTGCAGTCGGGTAAAGCAGATTACATTACAGGACAAATTTTGAGGATTAATGGTGGTTGGTACATATAA
- the yfmH gene encoding EF-P 5-aminopentanol modification-associated protein YfmH translates to METIRFDQLDETLYYEKLENGLDVYILPKKGFSKAFVTFTTKYGSVDRSFVPLGEQDAITVPDGIAHFLEHKMFEKEDGDVFQKFSEYGASANAFTSFTRTAYLFSATNHLYESTETLLNFVQEPYFTEKTVNKEKGIIGQEITMYDDQPDWRLYFGTIENMYKEHPVKIDIAGTVESIDKITADHLYTCYHTFYHPSNMLLFAIGALDPEKMMKVIRENQAKKEFAEPTPIKRIEVNEQMEVAIPERTLHMDVSKSKISVGLKAKETNLSGRDMLKHELAISLTLDILFGRSSDFYTRVYEEGLIDESYSYDFSLEHGFGFAMIGSDTHQPDKLIEAIKGQLKNAEETWPFGEEELERVKRRRIGFNLRALNSIEFIANQFTRYKFNDMNLFDSVSAIEELTVADVQEAFKSLQGESQQTVFKILPLAEGEQSEGHQQK, encoded by the coding sequence ATGGAAACAATTCGTTTTGATCAACTAGATGAAACACTTTATTATGAAAAGTTAGAGAATGGTTTAGATGTCTACATTTTACCAAAAAAGGGATTTTCCAAAGCATTTGTAACTTTTACAACAAAATATGGTTCAGTGGATCGTTCTTTTGTGCCACTTGGAGAACAAGATGCGATTACTGTTCCGGATGGGATTGCTCACTTTTTAGAGCATAAAATGTTCGAAAAAGAAGATGGAGATGTGTTCCAAAAATTTAGTGAATACGGTGCATCTGCTAATGCTTTCACTTCATTTACTAGAACAGCGTATCTATTCTCTGCCACAAATCATTTATATGAAAGTACAGAAACATTGCTAAACTTTGTACAGGAACCCTATTTCACAGAAAAAACGGTGAATAAAGAAAAAGGGATCATTGGTCAAGAAATTACAATGTATGATGATCAGCCTGATTGGCGACTATACTTTGGTACAATTGAAAATATGTATAAAGAACATCCTGTAAAAATTGACATTGCAGGTACAGTCGAATCAATTGATAAAATTACTGCTGATCATTTATATACTTGTTATCACACTTTTTATCATCCCTCTAATATGTTGTTATTTGCTATCGGGGCACTAGATCCAGAAAAAATGATGAAAGTAATTCGTGAAAATCAAGCCAAAAAGGAATTTGCAGAACCAACTCCGATAAAACGTATTGAAGTAAATGAACAAATGGAAGTTGCGATTCCAGAACGTACTCTTCATATGGATGTTTCTAAATCGAAAATCTCAGTAGGTTTAAAAGCAAAAGAAACAAATTTATCTGGTCGTGATATGTTAAAACATGAATTAGCAATTAGTTTAACGCTAGATATTTTGTTTGGTCGCTCATCTGATTTCTATACAAGAGTATATGAAGAAGGATTAATTGATGAATCTTACTCTTATGACTTTTCTTTAGAGCACGGTTTTGGATTTGCAATGATTGGTTCTGACACTCATCAACCAGACAAGTTAATAGAGGCAATCAAAGGCCAATTAAAAAATGCAGAAGAAACATGGCCATTTGGTGAAGAGGAGTTAGAGCGGGTAAAACGTCGCAGAATTGGCTTTAACTTAAGAGCGCTTAACTCAATTGAATTTATTGCAAATCAATTTACACGTTATAAATTCAATGATATGAATTTATTTGATTCCGTTTCTGCTATCGAAGAATTGACAGTAGCAGATGTACAAGAAGCTTTTAAATCTTTACAAGGTGAATCACAGCAAACCGTCTTCAAAATCTTGCCCCTTGCTGAAGGTGAACAATCAGAAGGTCATCAACAGAAATGA
- the yfmF gene encoding EF-P 5-aminopentanol modification-associated protein YfmF, producing MFKTIEVAKDVHIHTRETDQFKTVNFSLKFRRPLKEEEAAERTVLSNVLQHSNAKFPSTASMRMYLDDLYGTVLYLDTSKKGNEHTVLLNIETVNDHYLKQGDVLGKVLELMHTVLFNPNFENGVFKENIVAREKEMVKERIQSIFDDKSRYAQNRLTKILAPNHPASTSANGTIPAVEAITPQSLTNTYQRMLAEDVIDIYVVGDIDEAKMMEDLKNALPFGDRKTSFEKSTLPKIQPTDSYVKETQEMKQGKLHIGFTTPVFFKDADFPKMQIFNGIFGGYPHSKLFMNVREKESMAYYCSSSYSAQYGLVYVMSGIDAENEKKALQLIDEQLIAMQNGEITDLEMTQTKAMLQNQLKEALDSARGQIEIYDQYKDLDEDFNVEAWQAKWQAVSKQDVVNMAKQLHKETIYFLSGMEDKK from the coding sequence ATGTTTAAGACTATAGAAGTAGCAAAAGACGTTCATATTCATACAAGAGAAACTGATCAATTTAAAACAGTGAATTTTTCGCTGAAATTTAGAAGACCCTTAAAGGAAGAGGAGGCTGCAGAAAGAACTGTTTTATCAAATGTATTGCAACACAGTAATGCTAAATTCCCATCTACTGCTAGTATGCGTATGTATCTAGATGATTTATACGGTACAGTTTTGTATTTAGATACATCTAAAAAAGGAAATGAACATACCGTTTTGTTAAACATTGAAACTGTCAATGATCATTACTTGAAACAGGGTGACGTATTAGGAAAAGTATTAGAATTAATGCATACAGTACTTTTTAATCCGAATTTCGAGAATGGCGTTTTTAAAGAAAATATCGTAGCTCGGGAAAAAGAAATGGTCAAAGAACGTATTCAATCAATTTTTGATGATAAATCACGTTATGCACAAAATCGTTTAACTAAAATCTTAGCTCCAAATCATCCAGCATCTACTTCCGCAAATGGTACAATTCCAGCTGTAGAAGCGATCACACCACAATCATTAACCAATACATATCAACGCATGCTAGCAGAAGATGTGATTGATATTTATGTAGTTGGAGACATTGATGAAGCCAAAATGATGGAAGACTTAAAAAATGCATTACCATTTGGCGATCGTAAAACATCATTTGAAAAGAGTACTTTACCTAAAATTCAACCAACTGATTCTTATGTAAAAGAAACACAAGAAATGAAACAAGGTAAACTGCATATTGGTTTTACTACACCAGTATTCTTTAAAGATGCAGATTTCCCAAAAATGCAAATTTTTAATGGCATTTTCGGTGGTTATCCTCATTCCAAACTGTTCATGAATGTACGCGAAAAAGAAAGTATGGCATATTATTGTTCAAGCTCATACTCTGCACAATATGGTTTAGTTTATGTAATGTCAGGTATCGATGCTGAAAATGAAAAGAAAGCTTTACAATTAATCGATGAACAATTGATTGCTATGCAAAATGGTGAAATTACGGATTTGGAAATGACACAAACGAAAGCGATGCTCCAAAACCAATTAAAAGAAGCTCTAGATTCTGCACGTGGCCAAATTGAAATTTACGATCAGTATAAAGATTTGGACGAAGATTTCAATGTTGAAGCATGGCAAGCAAAATGGCAGGCTGTATCAAAGCAAGATGTTGTTAATATGGCTAAACAATTGCATAAAGAAACCATCTATTTCTTAAGTGGAATGGAGGATAAAAAATAA